The Halichoerus grypus chromosome 3, mHalGry1.hap1.1, whole genome shotgun sequence genome segment CCCCCAAGCAGCGCCGCACCACCCTTGCAGGTGGAAGGCACTCCAGAATGTTTGTTCAAGTCAAGTATCACATTGATATTCTTTGGGCCCGCAAAGACACATGCCCATAGACACATACTCTGATGCAACCTAGACCTGGATTGACAGAACGTGGGAGTCCCCTCTAGCAGTTATCCAGGCCaacattccattttacagatatggaaactgaggcctggaaggGAAATGGTCTCCCACACTGCTAGTTGTTGGAGAGGCTGGATTCGTAACATGGGCCTCCTGATTCCCAGTCTAGCACTTGTTGTGTTCAAGTGCATTACTGCTGTAGAACCCATATCGTAAAttcccacacacaaaaatagacactcACGCagacacacattcacacacacacaaaatgcacgGTCACAGACAGTTCtaaaaaacacacatgcacaagctCCAACACACACAGACTAACTGCAAGCTCTGAACCCAGTAAGCCAGTAATGGTAGCCATAATGACACCTTCCCAGTTGACAAGGTGCTTCCAcattaatgaattcatttaatcctgGCCCACTCAGGGCATGCCCGTTAAATCATGCTCCACCTGTGCATTTGCCTACGAGCGTGCAATTACAAACTCTTCGAGAGATAACCTCGTGGCTAGATTCCAGCCCACCTCCCTGACTTCAGAGATCAGAACACTTGGGCCTAAGAagggaaatgacttgcccaaggtcaccagctgGTAAGTGGCCCAGAATCTCTTCCACCAcatgagaaagatttttttccataaaatgtcACCATTGGGGGACTTGGCTCAGCAATTGATTGGATGGCAGCAGGAGACGTTTCTTAGCTGACACGCAGAGGTGGTGGGATGAGAGGTGCACTCCGAGAAGACAATGCCAACATTCACACAGGCACACGCAGGCCACACGGATACCCTCACACCTTGACACACCTTGCACCTCTGCACAGACACCAGCACCTCCAGGCTCACGTGCCCACACCCACGGGCACCATCATATACACACGTGGCTGCACATTTAGACTCGTCTTTGGACATGGCAGCAAAGCGCAAAGTCTCTGTAGGCAGACAGACCCATCTTTGAATCCCAGCTTGGCTCCTATTAGCTGACAAGTCACATAAACTCTTCTAAACCTCAATTTTCTCCTACATAAAAAGGAGCTAACGATAGAATCTGTCTCCCAGGATGACTGCATGAAATAAGGCATGTAaataaagcacctagcacagagcctggaacaCAGTAAGCACCCACTAAATGGTCACTGTTAATCTTACCCCCAAAACAGCCCCATAAGCTCAAGATCAGCTCTCCACTTTCCAAGGGCATATCGGTTCACCCCCATTGGCTTCCTGGCTGAGTGAAGCCCCAGAGTGCTCAGAAGCAGAACCTCGAATTCCAAGTACAGAGGCCATGGAACCGTGCTGGCCTGTGAGACCAGGGcggtgtggggggcagggcaagTGGAAGGCGCGACAGGCCCTAGGATGGCCACAGAGCTCTTCTGCCGAGCGGGCGTCCTGTGGTGGGGATGTCATGGCTGAAGAATGTGTGGgaacagagtgggggtggggagacgtggggtgggcaggggagccttctggccaggagtTGAGCCTGAAGGCCCTGCCCATTTGGGATTCCCCCATGGGGAAGCTAGGGAATCTGGATGCTGGAGAGTCCAGGACAACCCCCCTTACCCGGAAGGAAGTCctggggtcagggtcagggtAGTAGTTGTTTTCAACACAGGAtcaaaagtttgttttgttttctggctgtAAACCAGCCGGGAGCACTCGTGGCCACTCCATAgtcaggctgggggcaggagaggaaagaaagagtaaGGTGGACTTCGTGTGCCCATCCTCTAGGTAGGCCTCTTGGCTCCGGAGTCTCCTCCCCTGGGGCATGGCAAGGCATCCCCGTCCGGGGACAGGGTGAGGAGCTCGCTGGTGTGGTGGCGCCCCAATGCCATGTGTACGGGGCATACGCATGTCCCATCACACAAATGCAAGCTTCTCGCTGGGGGAGAACATACTCAAGCTCCCACAGACATGGGCACATACTTAATCACAGCTGTACACTGCTACACAGGTGCATATTTGCGCACACCCCAACATGTACTCAGGAATACCCACATGCACAGTTGGATGGACTTGCCCATAAAGCAGGGGTACACCCACAAACGTGCCCAAACACTCTCTTGACTACTTCCCTGTGCAAGCCCTAGTGTATTCAAACACACAAATTATTGCATGTACACATTTCACAGGCTATACCTCCCAAAGGTGAAGGGCACCCTTAGAAATGAAtggggggagtggagagagagacagagagacagagagattagCTGATTCCCCTGGATATCCGTAGGAGGCCCTTAGTGGCCTGAGTGACACATTCTAcaccctccccatcctcccccaaTATCTTCTGGAGAAACTAGAATTCTTGAGAGTTCCTTCTTTCTGGGGAGTCCCATTGGCCCCCTCCATCTGGAGCCCAGGGAGATTCTAAgtcttttcctcctcccttggGGCACCTAAAAGAGAAGGTGACTCAGGGAGCAGGGGCATAGGTGGGTGGGTGACTCATTCAGAGTGTCTGGAGGGGGAATGTGGTCTGGCAAGAGAATGGATCACTTCTCAACCTCCAGAACTTGTGACTGAGGCCTCTTGAAGTCCAAACCTGGGCAACGAGGCCCCTGGGGTGGGGACAGTGATGAGGGCTGGTCAGCTACTAGCCCACCTCATCTTCTCAGAGCAAGCAAACCTCTGAGCTGCCAGCTAGGGCCGAAGTAAGGTCCTCACTGGCTCAAGGGCACTCCCCAGGTGCTTCTCTGCCTCTGGGAGCAGCTGTGTCCCCATTCCTGCCTCCCGCATCTCTCCCAGAGCCCCGAGGCTCACTGCCAAGAGCGGGGAATCTCAGGGAAGATCCCCCTTGATGGTTTGGCATCCTAACATATAAGAAATCAGGGCTGATTCACAAGCTCCCTGGGCAAGgggtagagaaggagagagagagagacagagagagctcatATGTGCACGTGAGAGCCTGCACACCAGAGCATGAGCTTGGTGGAACCAGCTCTCAGCACACATATAGAACAACTCTGCTTCCCGCCTATTGTTCTAGTGTTGCCCAGAAGATCCAGGAAACTCTCCAGGGTATCAGGGGTCTTAATTTTGCCTTACTGCCCTCAATTTTGCCCTACCTCTGACAGTAAGTGCAGGAGGTAAACTCAAATGAAGGGGCCTGGTTATCCTGAAAGGTGAGCCAGGGGATTCAACAGGACTTTCATTCTTGGTCCTCCGTGTgcaaggaggagaaaaggagagagctgGAAAGGGTGAAGGGAGCAGAGGTAAGCAGGCAGATCAGGGGCATCCAAAGGCAAAGCCAGGTGCTCCTGCCATCATCACATCTAGCACCTGGACGGCGGGGCTTAGAGGGAGCAAGAGGACACAGCAACATGAACAGAGAGAAGAGCCTAGGGACGCAAGGCGTGAGGCTGTTGGCGTGGGGTCTTAGGGAGTCAGGGTGGAGGTAGGCAAGGCTGCAGCAGTCAGCCCCAGGAGGGAGGCCTGATCTGACCCTGACTCTTGGCCTTGTCAGGCTCTCGGGCCCTCTCGGccacccccaggcctggcccagctcCCCACCAGCCTCACTTCACCCTGGGGCAGAGCCTTCTCCAGAGCCCTTGTTTGAAGTTCCAACTCAGCCAGCCCCACCCTAGCATGAAATCTGAGACTGGGGATAGAGCCTCAGCCTCCTGCCGCCTCCTCCGAAAATCACTCCAAATCCCTCCAGGAGTGAAATACATCAGATTGACTTCCTACCCATTCTTCAAGGCCTTCCCTCCTCCATGATGAACCCCCAAACCTTCCCAGCCTGCTGTGAGCCCTGGTTCTCTGCCACTGCCACCGCCAGGCCTGCAGAGGGGTAAGGGGCTCCTTGAGCCTTTAAGACCTTTCCTCCCAAGGTGGCACAGAACGCATCTTGGTTGGTGCGGTTGGTTACATCCCCACGCGTCTTATGCCCCTCCCAGACTGGAAGCCCTTTGAGGGCAGGGGCCATGTCTTACACTTTTCTGTATCTCCCCCAACATcaagcccagggcctggcacatatcATTAGCATTCAGTCCATGTAGATCAGCTGAATGAATAAGTGACAcaaggacagggacagggagacaCTCCCTTCCAGCAAACCCAGCCCATTccctcagaaaaaaatgaagtgagagTGTGAGGCACAGAAAACAGGGGAGTAggcagcaaacatttattgctTACTGTGTGTTAATCTCTAataagtgttttatatatgttCTCATATTTAATCCTTGCCATCAACTCTACAGAGAGACATATTATcagttccattttacaggtgagaaaagcAAAGTTCAGAGATGATAATTAACATTCCCCAGGCAGTAGAGCTAATGAGTTGTGGGTCCAGGATTGACAGCTTAGGTCTGCCTGCCTCCAAAGCCCAAGCTCCATCCACTTAGCCTCATGCCCACTCCAAGCCCAGGGAGAAAGATGGTGGCTAATGTCTGGTTTACCCACGGCCCAGCAAGGGTGGAGAAAGGCTGAGATttggcttctcctcctcccactggaAGAAGGGTCTACCTCTTCTGTAGCTTGCTGTGTGTGATGCATTCACCCAAAGTAGGGAGCCCAGGGTGAGGACTAGAGGGACCCAACCTCTTACACCACATACAGGCACTCCTAGAACTCTAGGGACTGGGACACTACCCCTGGCCCTGGTTATTTGGAGACAGGCTGAAATCAGAGGCAGGAAGTTGAGGAAAGATTCTGATGATATCTTATGGCCTGTGTGTTCTCTTGTCCCAGGCAGCCTGTTCAGGGTCATCTGATTAGGCAAATGGCCTGAGTGCCTGGCCATCTGGTCACTCCAGGGGCAAGACCCCTCTGGGCCCAGCAGGAGTGAAGGGGTTACATGGGGTCTACATGgacaaagaacacacacacacacacacacacacacacacacacacacacacactctggggCCCTGACCTCAGCTAATTAGCCTCCAGTGTCTGTGGACTAAGAGAGCGGATACACAGTATTTGAGTTCTCTGTGTTTTTCCCCTTTCCACCCCAACTTGGCCTTGGTAGGTACTTCTGGCACCTAAGGGCAGAGGTAATCCCCCCTCCCTGGCTGGCTTCTCTAACTTTGACAGCTGTCTCCTCTGTCCCAGAAGGCCGCTGTGTCTGGTGGGGGGACCATGGGACACCCAGGGAGCATGACATCAGAGGATCCCTTGAAAAACTTTCTTCTTTCACTTGGGCTGGGTGGGGGCCTCAGGAGACTTGCTCCTCGGAGATGCAGGCCTCCCGCACCCCCTGGGCAGACAGATGTGCAGCCTGGGGGCAGCGCAGACAGGCTGGAAAACAGCAACGTCCTGGAGCCCGAGATGGGGGACAAGGGAAaagtgcgcgcacacacacacacacacacacacacacacacacacacacacgggagttTGGCCAGAAAAGTTTCCTGCAGGAGGAAAAGCCTCCTTGGCCACAGGTTTCTCCCTGGACCCAAAGAGCTTGTCCCAGGAATCTTCTGGGAAGAGAGGGCAGCGGCAGCAGCTTCCACAAATAGCAGCACAACTTCAGTCCTAAAAGTCCCCCAaacttccccctccctctctccctctttcttttgttcCCCACTGCATTGCCAACCAGGCAGCTCCCGGCTTCCCACACTGGACtgtcctcccccaaccccaaacccTCAGCAGCCCGCGCCTCCCCGCGGGGCCTGCCCGCGCCCCGGCCCCAGGCGCCCCGGCCGgtcggcggggtggggggcgcctaCCCGCCTTGCAGGGGTCTTTGTAGCCGACGGGCTCCGAGTCGTCCTCCTCCCCCAGGTCATAGGTGTAGTCGGCCAAGTCCAGCGGCCGGCCCGGgcgcggcagcagcagcagccagAGCAGGAGCGGCAGCGGCAGGCGGGCCACGCCGGGCATGCTGgagggcgcggcggcggcgggcgcggtggcggcggcggcggcggcggcgggtcGCGCCCGGACGCGGGAGCCGGCGAGAGGGGAAGCGGAGGACTGGCGGCGAGGGGAGGGCGCTCCCCTCCGCTCGCCCGCGCGCTCCCTCCCCGCGCTGCCCCCCCTCGCGCGTCCCtacctctcccccttccctgtcctCGCCCCCCTCCTTCCTGTCTCCCGCCCCCTCTCCGGCCCGGCTCCTCGGCCCTCTCCCTGCGCCTCCAGCCTTCTCcgctcccttcccttcttttcctctttccttctctcctccctccctctcccccccccccctttaggGAAATGAGCTCGCTGGAAGGCGGGTTTTCGCCCGGAGCTCGGCCCCCCTCGGGTTCGGGACAGCGCACGGCCGGGCCGGGCGGCGCGCCAGCCGGGGGCGGGGACCGCGGGAGCAGGCCCGCCCCGGGAGGGGGCTCGGGCGGCCCGGGGCGCGGGCCggcggggccggggagggggcgccgggCCCCGAGGTGCCCGGCCGACGGCCGCTCCCGCGAGGTGCCCTCTAGCGGCGGCTCGTCACGCGGGCGCCGGGCCCGAGCCCGGTCCCGGGCAGCGGGACACGCTGTCAGGTCGCTCCGCTGCTTCTGCCCACCTCCGCCCCCTCGGTCTCTGCGTTTCTCTGCCTGCGACTCTCGGTCGCTCGGTCTCAGCCTTCCTCGGACCCTCGCCCTCTCCCATCGCGGTCCCTGTCTCTCTAGTTCTGTCGgtctctggctgtctctgtctctcgTCCTCCCTCGGGAGACACCACTGGAGGGCGCCTAAAGCCCGTGGATTGCCCAGTCCCCTCGCCACTGCCCCCTGTCCCCCATCACGCCctgaccgggggggggggggggaggggaaagccCTGTCGCTCCCCCAGGGCCCTATCCTGCCCCTAACTGGCCCCACCAGGAGCAGGACTGAGGGCGTGTGGGAAGATGCAAGAGGCGCACCCTTTGTTTTTCAATCAGGCTGCTTTATTCTTTCGTGGTAGGAGCCCCTTGGCCCTAGGAGCCGTATCTCTTCTGCCcgctcccacctctccccacagCTCCCATTTCTCCAGCTCCAGTCCCTGTGGTGTGGGTAGGAGCAGCTTGCTATCTCTCTGCAAAAGACCTTTAGCGCATGGATCTTTCCTCTTCACTTGGGGCTTCCACAGGCCCTGAGAAGCAAAGAAACACTGTTTATTATGTGAGGGAGAGGGACTGGGAGGGGGCGGGCTATGAACTTTCCCTCCGCTGAGCTCCCTAGATGGCCCAGCTCAGTGGATTCCCCAGTTCCTGGTCAGCTGACATGGCAAGGTGGCGCAAGCCTTCCTGGGCCACTGCTGCTCCGTGCCCTGGCAGTCACACCTGCTCACCTGAGGGGTCCTAGATGTAGTAGAGGGGCACCTCGCCACACAGGGTGCTCACTGTGGTGCCCAGGAAGTCCAGGTCCCCAGGGGATGCTGAGCCAGCATCATGGCCCTCCTCCTGGCCCAGCTTAGAGGTAGACACTGCAGGCTTGACCTGGAAAGAGCACCTAATTTGGAGCCTGGGAACTGAGTTTCTGTCTCACCTATGGCATTATTGTGGGACCTCAGGCATGTCAGGCCATCTCTCCAAGCCTCCTAAAAGCCTTGCTTTCCTCACCAGTGAAGAGGGGGCTGTGCTGGAGTCAGAAGCCCCCGGGGAGTGAGGTTCAGCTGAGGCCAGCAgcttggcatcagggaaggaCTGGGGAATTGGTAGGGAAGATGTGGTACTGTTGAGTTTAGAGACGGGCACCTACCTGGCAGCCCCCACGCTTTATAGGTGACAAATAGCTGTCATCTCAAATGctcctcccagcagccctgggaaggggACAACCCACTCCTCCTCACCCACACACCTACCTGGAAGTTCTGGAACTTTCTAGTGAGAGCCTCAAGACTTGGGATGTTCTCCGGAGCCATCTTCATGACATAGCAACAGGTTCCTGGGGCTGGCTTATAGGCAATCAGGAGCTGAGCACAGGAAGCCCAGAGTTCATTCAAGAAGGCCCTGCCTTGCTCACTCCCTAACCCTGATCCTGGGCCATCTCCCTCTAGGTTAGGCACCTGAGGGAGTCCTACTGGAATCTGGGGCTCAGCCTGGGGAGGCAAAAGGgctaggggctggggagagatggATGTGCATGAAGTGGCACAGCTGGGTGGCCTAGCAGTCTTGTCatcggcccccagccccagccccagggtcaGGAGGTCCAGTATACCCACCCGCTGGTAGTCATACACTACAATACCACTGGAGCCGATGGAGAAGGTGGCCGTGGTGCCCGCACGCTCCTGCAGGGCCAGGCGCTGCTGGGCTTCCGGTCCCCCAATGCTCATCTCCAGAACCTGGGGGAGGGCACAGGGTGGCCTGGTATTTCTCTTTCCCCACTCATCCCTTCAGTCCCCATGTCCACCCTCAGCTCTAAAGCCTAAGCCGGAGTTGCCACCCTGTTCCTGCTTCTGTCCTTTCTTGAGGCACCCcttgcctcctcccctccattcccccaccccccgacaGTTCACTCTCTGCCCAGCCCGCCCAGCCCCTCTGTTTGGCGTGTCCTCTACCCACTGCCCACCCCATTCTGGGCCTGCTCACCATCTCAGTGTGCTTCTGGCTCATGTGAAGACCCATTAGCAGGGCCCCTACAATCACCACGACCACAAGGACTATCACCACGACCACGATGAGAAGGCGTTTGAGGCTCCTAGGGAAGCAGGGGATGCCAAAACGGCCCTGGGGGGCTGCCGAGTAGTCCTGACGTGGTGGGACAGGCAGGGAGACAGGTATGAGGTCATGAACAGGGCCCTTCTTCTCTCTGCACAAGCTAGACACCCTCCCACAGCTGGACACCAATGCTATGGGTTTGCAGAGGAGGGCTGAGATcagaaggcttcttggaggaggtggtcTGGATTCCAACAGAAAGGCTTAGACATGAAGTCTAGCGTGGAGAGACccaagggagcctgcttcgccaGTCTCATCTCCTGCTGTTTCCTCCAGACCCCTGGCACCCCAGCCATTCCCATCCCTCTCTGTTCCCCCAAATAATCCATGCTCTCTCACACCTCCCTGCCTTTACACATTCTACCCCTTCTTCCTGCAATGCTTGCCTTCTCCACCTAGTGAGCTCCTACCTATTCTTCTGGAGCCAGCTCAAATGTCCTTTTCTCTGTGAAGCTTCCTGTGACTCCCCGCGTAGTGTCTGCTTACGCGGTGCTCTCTGCAGCCCTTTCCACTGACCACTGTGGTGGCTCTCAGCCCTTCACGTTGGAATGATCAGTTGCCATGTCCATCTCCCTGAAGGACTCTGCCTTAGTGGTTGGTGTCCCTGCCCTAACTTAGCACAGTCCTAGGTTAATTAAGTGAATGAAGGTGGATAAAGACACCGGCTCAGAGAGCTTGGATGAGGCAGGGCCCAgctcacacacatgtacacacacggTCATACTCACTGGCGGGCTCTCAATCAGGACCTCCTTGCTGCCCACATCCATCTTGCTGTAGGCGCCTTCCCCTCTCATCTCCCAAGTGTGACTAGGGTCTTATATGTGCTGGtagggagaggggacagaggtGAAGGATCCGGCCTCCTTCTGCCAGCCAAGCCCTTGGCTTTGAAGCCTGTTTGTTCCTGGCCCTCCAGAACTGAGGTCCCGATAAGCCAGCTGCAAGAGTGCCTGAGGGCCCTTGGCCCTGGCCCATGAGTCCTCTTGGCCCCGGCCAGAGCAAAGCTGGGTGCGCTGAGCAAACTTGCCCTTGGGCAATCTGCACCTCCCACCGTAGGTGTCTTCCTGGCATTGGCCGCCTTTCTTGCTGGCA includes the following:
- the SFTPC gene encoding surfactant protein C: MRGEGAYSKMDVGSKEVLIESPPDYSAAPQGRFGIPCFPRSLKRLLIVVVVIVLVVVVIVGALLMGLHMSQKHTEMVLEMSIGGPEAQQRLALQERAGTTATFSIGSSGIVVYDYQRLLIAYKPAPGTCCYVMKMAPENIPSLEALTRKFQNFQVKPAVSTSKLGQEEGHDAGSASPGDLDFLGTTVSTLCGEVPLYYI